One genomic region from Euzebya tangerina encodes:
- a CDS encoding ABC1 kinase family protein produces the protein MASDRPTPASDDGRGNPLGDRLSRGRNLARFSAGAGAGLLGARLRDLTGQGGAETAFHAETAAQAAELLGSMKGLAMKMGQIASFVDVDLPPEVRAAYQQELAALRAQSEPVGVEVIEGVIAEQYGTPAEDVFAVWDPEPVASASIGQVHRATLPDGSDVAVKVQYPGIAEAIESDLDNAELLAPLVKVVSPNLKVKPLMLELRDRMSDELDYQREAQYHQAFFDRYDGHPFVRIPAVHLEWCRPRILVTEFVEGQSFEGMLAEADDAAKQRYAEAIYRFSFGSLHRFRLFNGDPHPGNYLFPGDGSVVFLDFGAVKTFTSQMRAMIKRQLAPLWEDDAEGLLAVFDEAGFLPGAKPDAQRLLDWFKAFNAPILSYEPFTYTQTFAQSVIAMTSDPRAGYSDMIRRLNLPPDYLVLNRIQWGINSIMALLGATNTWRRISEEFWFDAPPATPMGEEERPFIDASNLRA, from the coding sequence ACCGGCCAGGGTGGTGCCGAGACGGCCTTCCACGCGGAGACGGCCGCCCAGGCCGCAGAGTTGCTGGGATCGATGAAGGGTCTGGCGATGAAGATGGGCCAGATCGCCTCCTTCGTGGACGTGGATCTGCCACCCGAGGTGCGTGCGGCCTACCAGCAGGAGCTCGCCGCCCTGCGCGCGCAGTCCGAGCCGGTCGGGGTTGAGGTCATCGAGGGTGTGATCGCTGAGCAGTACGGCACACCCGCCGAGGACGTCTTCGCGGTGTGGGACCCCGAGCCGGTCGCGTCGGCTTCCATCGGTCAAGTCCATCGCGCAACCCTGCCCGATGGCAGCGACGTCGCGGTGAAGGTCCAGTACCCCGGGATCGCCGAGGCCATCGAGTCCGACCTCGACAACGCCGAGCTCCTGGCACCCCTGGTCAAGGTCGTCTCCCCCAACCTCAAGGTCAAGCCGCTCATGCTCGAGCTGCGGGACCGCATGTCTGACGAGCTCGACTACCAGCGCGAGGCCCAGTACCACCAGGCCTTCTTCGACCGCTACGACGGGCACCCCTTCGTCCGCATCCCGGCGGTCCACCTGGAGTGGTGTCGTCCCCGCATCCTGGTGACCGAGTTCGTCGAGGGCCAGTCCTTCGAGGGCATGCTCGCCGAGGCCGACGATGCCGCGAAGCAGCGGTACGCCGAGGCGATCTACCGGTTCTCCTTCGGTTCCCTCCACCGCTTCCGTCTCTTCAACGGTGACCCGCATCCGGGGAACTATCTGTTTCCCGGTGACGGCTCGGTCGTGTTCTTGGACTTCGGCGCCGTCAAGACCTTCACCTCGCAGATGCGGGCCATGATCAAGCGGCAGCTGGCACCGCTGTGGGAGGACGATGCCGAGGGGCTGCTCGCGGTGTTCGACGAGGCGGGTTTCCTCCCGGGTGCCAAGCCCGACGCACAGCGCCTCCTGGACTGGTTCAAGGCCTTCAACGCGCCGATCCTCAGCTACGAGCCCTTCACCTACACGCAGACCTTCGCGCAGAGCGTCATCGCCATGACCAGCGACCCGCGAGCGGGGTACTCCGACATGATCAGACGGCTGAACCTGCCCCCCGACTACCTGGTGCTCAATCGCATCCAGTGGGGCATCAACTCGATCATGGCGCTGCTCGGCGCAACCAACACGTGGCGCCGCATCTCGGAGGAGTTCTGGTTCGACGCGCCGCCCGCGACCCCCATGGGTGAGGAGGAGCGGCCCTTCATCGACGCGTCGAACCTTCGCGCCTAG